CCAGTCGGCTGGTTCAAATCATTCGTCAGTTCGACGTGGTCGCCATTCAAGAGATCCGCGCCAGCGATCAAGGCTTGATCCCGAACTTCATCGAGATGATCAACGCCACCGGACGGCATTACGACTATGTGATCGGTCCGCGGCTGGGCCGGACCCAAAGCAAAGAGCAGTTCGCCTACATCTTCGATACTGCCAGCCTCCAGGTCGATCGATCTCAGGTCTACACCGTGGAAGATCCCCTCGATGTGCTCCATCGCGAACCGCTGGTGGCCTGGTTCCGTGTTCGTGGACCAGATCCGAGTCAGGCATTCACCTTTTCGCTGGTGAATGTACATGTCGATCCGGATGAAGTCGCTCAAGAGATGGACGTGATGGACGATGTCTTCCGCGCGGTCCGCGATGATCCTCGTGGTGAAGACGACGTGATCATGCTCGGCGATTTCAACGCCAACGAATCGCAGATCGGACAACTCGCCACGATCCCAGGAATTACCTGGGCAATCAGTGGAACGACAACCAACACGCGGGGGACGGCGCTGTACGACAACATCTTCATGCAGCGTCACGCGACGACCGAATACACCGGACGGAGCGGGCTGTTCGACTTCCTGCGGGAATACAATTTGACGCTGGCCGAAGGTTTAGAGATTTCAGACCATCTACCGATCTGGGCCGAGTTCAGCATCTATGAAGGCGGTGCCCCTCAGGGACCACTGACGAACGTTCCGGCGAACGTTCGCTGATGCATTGGATGCGGAGAAGTGGATACCCACCCCGCAATCCCCAAGTTCTCTGGCCGATTCTTGAGGATCGGGGGCGGAGATGACCAACGTGCGTGTTGGACATGCAATCTTTACGCTGCGATCGATGCCATCTGGTCGCATGCTTCCGCGCAGCGACGGCAACAGTCGGCACATTC
This genomic interval from Bremerella sp. JC817 contains the following:
- a CDS encoding endonuclease/exonuclease/phosphatase family protein, with amino-acid sequence MRRTSALLLAVIAGAGAWFFFQNYRIEGFDNLVVVPRGAAPAATTPTSTENPTAVPTMARKQDTIRIASFNIQVFGTAKLQKPEVASRLVQIIRQFDVVAIQEIRASDQGLIPNFIEMINATGRHYDYVIGPRLGRTQSKEQFAYIFDTASLQVDRSQVYTVEDPLDVLHREPLVAWFRVRGPDPSQAFTFSLVNVHVDPDEVAQEMDVMDDVFRAVRDDPRGEDDVIMLGDFNANESQIGQLATIPGITWAISGTTTNTRGTALYDNIFMQRHATTEYTGRSGLFDFLREYNLTLAEGLEISDHLPIWAEFSIYEGGAPQGPLTNVPANVR